A genomic segment from Castor canadensis chromosome 1, mCasCan1.hap1v2, whole genome shotgun sequence encodes:
- the Irf7 gene encoding interferon regulatory factor 7 isoform X2 encodes MAGALERGPQRVLFGEWLLGEVSSGRYEGLRWLDDTRTVFRVPWKHFSRKDLGEADARIFKAWAVARGRWPPSHSGGDQPSPEAEAAERAGWKTNFRCALHSTRRFMMLQDNSGDNVDPHKVYKLSSGAELGWRASEGPAVHQGEEEALREAPPTQGGPLGPFLVRGDTETQVPIHLPTPAGDTGDLLAEVLQQSLLEDHLLDAASGADPVPPLAPGSEHPLEESCAAWAVAAAPSPRPQHPALMTGPGPGALDVTIMYKGRTVLQAVMGHPSCVFLYSPTGPAALATEPQPVVFPSPAELPDQKQLRYTEELLRHVAPGLQLELRGLVLWALRMGKCKVYWEVGSPLGSARPSTPAQLLERNCHTPIFDFGTFFRELGEFRARQRKGSPHYTIYLGFGQDLSAGRPKEKSLVLLEPWLCRAQLEGVQREGVSSLDSSSLGLCLSSTNSLYDDIDHFLMELEQWG; translated from the exons ATGGCAGGGGCTCTTGAGAG GGGACCCCAGCGTGTGCTGTTCGGAGAGTGGCTTCTGGGCGAGGTCAGCAGTGGCCGGTATGAGGGGCTGCGGTGGCTGGACGACACCCGCACCGTCTTCCGCGTGCCCTGGAAGCACTTCTCGCGCAAGGACCTGGGCGAGGCCGACGCCCGCATCTTCAAG GCTTGGGCGGTGGCCCGAGGCAGGTGGCCGCCCAGCCACAGCGGAGGTGACCAGCCTTCCCCAGAGGCTGAGGCTGCGGAGCGGGCCGGCTGGAAGACCAACTTCCGCTGCGCGCTGCACAGCACGCGGCGTTTCATGATGCTGCAAGACAACTCAGGGGACAATGTGGACCCGCACAAAGTGTATAAGCTCAGCTCTGGGGCTGAGCTGGGGTGGAGAG CCTCAGAAGGCCCAGCTGTCCACCAGGGGGAAGAAGAGGCCCTCAGAGAAGCCCCACCCACACAG GGTGGACCCCTGGGGCCATTCCTGGTAAGAGGAGATACTGAGACCCAAGTGCCAATCCATCTGCCCACCCCGGCTGGTGACACTGGAGACCTCCTGGCCGAGGTTTTGCAGCAGAGTCTCCTGGAGGACCATCTGCTGGATGCTGCAAGTGGGGCAGACCCAGTCCCTCCACTGGCTCCTG GCTCAGAGCACCCCCTGGAGGAGTCTTGTGCAGCATGGGCAGTGGCGGCTGCCCCCAGCCCCAGGCCTCAGCACCCAGCACTGATGACAG GGCCGGGCCCAGGGGCCCTGGATGTGACCATCATgtataagggcagaacagtacTGCAGGCGGTGATGGGGCACCCCAGCTGTGTGTTCCTGTACAGCCCCACAGGCCCAGCTGCCCTGGCCACAGAACCCCAGCCAGTAGTCTTCCCCAGTCCCGCTGAGCTCCCTGACCAGAAGCAGCTGCGCTACACAGAGGAGCTACTGCGGCATGTGGCCCCGGGCCTGCAGCTGGAGCTTCGGGGACTTGTGCTGTGGGCCCTGCGCATGGGCAAGTGCAAGGTGTACTGGGAGGTGGGCAGCCCACTGGGCTCTGCCCGCCCCTCCACCCCAGCCCAGCTGCTGGAGCGTAACTGCCACACCCCTATCTTCGACTTTGGCACCTTCTTCCGAG AGCTGGGAGAGTTCCGGGCACGGCAGCGCAAAGGCTCCCCACACTACACCATCTACTTGGGCTTTGGGCAGGACCTGTCAGCCGGGAGACCCAAAGAGAAGAGCCTCGTCCTG CTGGAGCCATGGCTGTGTAGAGCACAGCTAGAGGGTGTGCAACGTGAGGGTGTGTCTTCTCTGGACAGCAGCAGCCTTGGCCTGTGCCTGTCCAGTACCAACAGCCTCTATGATGACATCGACCACTTCCTCATGGAGCTGGAGCAGTGGGGCTAA
- the Irf7 gene encoding interferon regulatory factor 7 isoform X1 codes for MAGALERGPQRVLFGEWLLGEVSSGRYEGLRWLDDTRTVFRVPWKHFSRKDLGEADARIFKAWAVARGRWPPSHSGGDQPSPEAEAAERAGWKTNFRCALHSTRRFMMLQDNSGDNVDPHKVYKLSSGAELGWRASEGPAVHQGEEEALREAPPTQGGPLGPFLVRGDTETQVPIHLPTPAGDTGDLLAEVLQQSLLEDHLLDAASGADPVPPLAPGSEHPLEESCAAWAVAAAPSPRPQHPALMTGPGPGALDVTIMYKGRTVLQAVMGHPSCVFLYSPTGPAALATEPQPVVFPSPAELPDQKQLRYTEELLRHVAPGLQLELRGLVLWALRMGKCKVYWEVGSPLGSARPSTPAQLLERNCHTPIFDFGTFFRELGEFRARQRKGSPHYTIYLGFGQDLSAGRPKEKSLVLVKLEPWLCRAQLEGVQREGVSSLDSSSLGLCLSSTNSLYDDIDHFLMELEQWG; via the exons ATGGCAGGGGCTCTTGAGAG GGGACCCCAGCGTGTGCTGTTCGGAGAGTGGCTTCTGGGCGAGGTCAGCAGTGGCCGGTATGAGGGGCTGCGGTGGCTGGACGACACCCGCACCGTCTTCCGCGTGCCCTGGAAGCACTTCTCGCGCAAGGACCTGGGCGAGGCCGACGCCCGCATCTTCAAG GCTTGGGCGGTGGCCCGAGGCAGGTGGCCGCCCAGCCACAGCGGAGGTGACCAGCCTTCCCCAGAGGCTGAGGCTGCGGAGCGGGCCGGCTGGAAGACCAACTTCCGCTGCGCGCTGCACAGCACGCGGCGTTTCATGATGCTGCAAGACAACTCAGGGGACAATGTGGACCCGCACAAAGTGTATAAGCTCAGCTCTGGGGCTGAGCTGGGGTGGAGAG CCTCAGAAGGCCCAGCTGTCCACCAGGGGGAAGAAGAGGCCCTCAGAGAAGCCCCACCCACACAG GGTGGACCCCTGGGGCCATTCCTGGTAAGAGGAGATACTGAGACCCAAGTGCCAATCCATCTGCCCACCCCGGCTGGTGACACTGGAGACCTCCTGGCCGAGGTTTTGCAGCAGAGTCTCCTGGAGGACCATCTGCTGGATGCTGCAAGTGGGGCAGACCCAGTCCCTCCACTGGCTCCTG GCTCAGAGCACCCCCTGGAGGAGTCTTGTGCAGCATGGGCAGTGGCGGCTGCCCCCAGCCCCAGGCCTCAGCACCCAGCACTGATGACAG GGCCGGGCCCAGGGGCCCTGGATGTGACCATCATgtataagggcagaacagtacTGCAGGCGGTGATGGGGCACCCCAGCTGTGTGTTCCTGTACAGCCCCACAGGCCCAGCTGCCCTGGCCACAGAACCCCAGCCAGTAGTCTTCCCCAGTCCCGCTGAGCTCCCTGACCAGAAGCAGCTGCGCTACACAGAGGAGCTACTGCGGCATGTGGCCCCGGGCCTGCAGCTGGAGCTTCGGGGACTTGTGCTGTGGGCCCTGCGCATGGGCAAGTGCAAGGTGTACTGGGAGGTGGGCAGCCCACTGGGCTCTGCCCGCCCCTCCACCCCAGCCCAGCTGCTGGAGCGTAACTGCCACACCCCTATCTTCGACTTTGGCACCTTCTTCCGAG AGCTGGGAGAGTTCCGGGCACGGCAGCGCAAAGGCTCCCCACACTACACCATCTACTTGGGCTTTGGGCAGGACCTGTCAGCCGGGAGACCCAAAGAGAAGAGCCTCGTCCTGGTGAAG CTGGAGCCATGGCTGTGTAGAGCACAGCTAGAGGGTGTGCAACGTGAGGGTGTGTCTTCTCTGGACAGCAGCAGCCTTGGCCTGTGCCTGTCCAGTACCAACAGCCTCTATGATGACATCGACCACTTCCTCATGGAGCTGGAGCAGTGGGGCTAA